In one Paramormyrops kingsleyae isolate MSU_618 chromosome 18, PKINGS_0.4, whole genome shotgun sequence genomic region, the following are encoded:
- the LOC111837103 gene encoding nuclear receptor coactivator 6 isoform X2, translating into MGQEMESTVFIAFLGSMDDEDFQEKLDSILSGIPGLLQLDVERLRPLCVEPWNSVRVTFSVPRDAAERLRLMAQCSQQQLRDLGILSVQIEGEGAINVAFAQNRGLEVRVSGPTGAAAHMRMDGSFPMHMGPGVRVTNPSEPMVSQCPGMPPPGMVAGATGELLVRAALPHSPADSTNSMAFSPSMQHQQHQHQQSYHAQPARCPVLMLSVPTHMQSERQLNPVTLHFQHQRSQLTQPGGTCAPFNNQMPVPAGWSRLPSGVLQPPPTQGSMGGTWRNGLQQVQVTQHPSVLIPRQPPPPYPSGSQQAGQIFNAMGQQQQPGPQFMAPQPNGLQRPAGPQVPAPPLPYATHQGHLSSKSPVSSPSPFRQPSPPKPGQNQAHLGPRLPHAISSPGRMVFSQQCGASPPDVMVTSQQIQVAQVPHAGSGGALNSPSTLSHMQGSHDQNDFIQSNQSGMASQPLGSTTSQGNHTSFAGQVVQGQVGGETVVTRPQHSNPGLMGNQNFNVGLQQGMTPPTLLGKGQLMGNQGNQSMMKQPNAMMTEMMVSQMQGNKQDFGFNGQIMRSPNMQGNLVQFHTQMGQQQQQSAPQQIQQQQQQQQQQHMEKQQYQQMMQQFQSQQQLQHQHQITQQQVQQTQHEKMQQHLIQQLQQLQQSPVNGNADQTAGLHPALVQFQQQLEPFPQQDVQQHTRSLGDNTIISEEMPLQQALPDLENQHPQIATTQSMLVGSSQFSGHGMPFDPHFPGQMSMGDQCVQTGGFTVNNDITLTSPLLVNLLQTDVSANHVGPSGKQGVTNQSKAKKKKTPSKKKAKGNAGSLAQAEVALCGLDPQNSVEVQLMHGDQGPGIDPTGSHLPDLPNRPTGFPGQLGDQRALHQIPIQFVQQQKLQSLQVPLGQVGRMSQGQQLGQTQVNPHQFQPQQKIQQQQQQHHQLNHQQQQMIMLMRQQEQAKNRMPLSQGVLYTADGQRMPVSQQGNMPVMINLRGNGSVPPSPDKPRGLPFMMNPQVTARRIPVPDSVRGSPSLNSDEASGIHVLPTNTSNETGSGVPHMVLNQGCDLQPMKSGTSPKPQRQGASPQKLQQQQPQQAGTMPASHSLHFTSISPSSQGSRPKTPNPASPRPYHNPLPETSRPPSTEPSEINLSPERLNASIAGLFPPKINIPLPPRQSNLNRGFDQQGLNPTTLKAIGQAPTNMNSLVNGNNNNQLSFLEASNRAIPGGKPGSPVRRASPSNSRHASSASTRKTVPSPGRQKGTKTSLSSPTHQQPPVNNANATIRHTPMHPSSQDVPEIQNPFHDRHGYPTDMTREGQGIQPVKHQFSQLTSDPPRENVISPPCGECVIGEPEIQDVKKAERTEALSQQGPKPNSSVALRDVPTSSNQLLDSSLPDTTSVKPDQDHTSEGNMSENESTVGDKSQLHSDVTTLTENEQEVKSKLSSATSPKLNPYVHQNLITVVSSSSGITSSSCPKSINSSISGSHPSVTINQNLGPNSTTNSLTSSAVLQSVTSGASVPSNQITIFVSSNSISSSVNTTSSGVPALVSAVVTAPNEGSAPWEGGAMLTTTAHNSCSPQFPTTPVLINSILQDPASSIPHGTNVMSLPVTAVGSVKLSTDLQLAQVPTSAQSPVNGIHNNQAGHELVAQVKMPSNQVAAVGNVYHSQQPFPGTLKQEKDSAEEVALKHNPLGQLSLCLNTAKASSVSKPLLPAKLCSSPGTAAHSQENPISTTVSLSKSSPRQVLMTESTEVPSLTVEKVDEQAIQVSEVAGQSDHTSRSILPHSSHPAGQSEILEGHQSTSPPKQPPQPVPELPFPPNFSPADTADPGPVLVSSGAISAPPSPDGEQSPPAVVETSRPAPESIQAVEPRLNSAQHTGDDGGAALTENGDAVGEPEKSNPASRRSSWAEEEPDEGAPSPLEVPDGGQRKRMEKPGTGSASVICTTATGQDTNTGAGPTQAKRRKSK; encoded by the exons ATGGGGCAGGAGATGGAATCCACAGTCTTCATCGCCTTCCTGGGAAGTATGGACGATGAAGACTTCCAGGAAAAACTTGACAGCATCTTGAGCGGTATACCTGGCTTACTGCAATTAG ATGTGGAGAGACTGCGCCCCCTATGTGTGGAGCCGTGGAACAGCGTCCGCGTGACCTTCAGCGTCCCCCGAGATGCCGCCGAGCGTCTTCGCCTGATGGCCCAGTGCAGCCAGCAGCAGCTGCGAGACTTGGGCATCCTGTCCGTGCAGATCGAGG GGGAGGGAGCCATAAATGTTGCCTTTGCGCAGAATAGAGGTCTGGAGGTCAGGGTCAGTGGACCCACTGGAGCGGCCGCCCACATGAGGATGGATGGGAGTTTCCCGATGCACATGGGTCCAG GTGTGCGGGTGACCAACCCCTCTGAGCCAATGGTTTCCCAATGCCCAGGAATGCCCCCCCCAGGGATGGTGGCAGGGGCCACTGGCGAGTTACTGGTGAGGGCTGCCCTTCCTCACTCCCCGGCAG ACTCAACGAACTCCATGGCCTTCAGTCCCTCCATGCAACACCAGCAACATCAGCACCAACAGTCTTATCATGCTCAACCAGCTCGCTGCCCAGTCCTCATGCTCTCTGTGCCTACCCACATGCAGTCCGAACGGCAACTAAACCCAGTGACCTTGCACTTTCAACACCAGAGATCCCAGCTCACGCAGCCAGGGGGCACTTGTGCTCCATTCAACAATCAGATGCCCGTTCCGGCTGGATGGAGCCGGCTCCCGTCTGGTGTCCTGCAGCCGCCACCCACCCAGGGGTCCATGGGTGGGACCTGGAGGAATGGGCTTCAGCAAGTTCAAGTGACACAGCACCCCTCAGTTCTAATTCCAAGACAGCCTCCACCTCCGTACCCCTCTGGGAGTCAGCAAGCTGGCCAGATCTTCAATGCCATGGGGCAGCAACAGCAACCAGGACCCCAATTCATGGCCCCGCAGCCAAACGGCCTCCAAAGGCCAGCTGGACCACAAGTCCCTGCGCCTCCACTACCCTATGCAACTCACCAGGGTCACCTCAGCTCAAAGTCCCCTGTTTCTTCCCCTTCTCCTTTCCGACAACCCTCTCCCCCAAAGCCGGGACAGAATCAGGCCCACCTGGGCCCCCGGCTGCCACACGCCATCAGCTCTCCAGGCAGGATGGTGTTCAGCCAGCAGTGTGGTGCTTCTCCTCCAGACGTCATGGTCACCTCCCAGCAGATCCAGGTGGCCCAGGTCCCCCATGCTGGATCGGGAG GAGCTCTCAATTCTCCATCTACCCTGAGTCATATGCAAGGGTCACATGATCAGAATGACTTCATACAAAGCAACCAGAGTGGCATGGCTAGCCAACCACTGGGGTCCACCACCTCCCAGGGCAATCACACCTCCTTTGCTGGCCAGGTGGTTCAAGGCCAAGTCGGGGGAGAGACAGTTGTCACCAGGCCTCAACATTCAAACCCGGGATTGATGGGCAACCAGAACTTCAATGTGGGCCTACAACAAGGGATGACTCCACCCACATTACTAGGAAAAGGGCAGCTTATGGGCAACCAGGGGAACCAGTCAATGATGAAGCAGCCAAATGCTATGATGACAGAGATGATGGTCAGTCAGATGCAAGGAAACAAGCAGGACTTTGGGTTTAATGGTCAGATAATGAGGTCCCCAAACATGCAAGGTAACCTGGTCCAATTTCACACTCAGATGGGTCAACAACAGCAGCAGTCGGCTCCGCAGCagatacaacaacaacaacaacaacagcagcagcaacataTGGAAAAACAGCAGTACCAGCAGATGATGCAGCAGTTTCAATCCCAACAGCAACTCCAGCATCAGCATCAGATAACACAGCAACAGGTTCAACAGACACAGCATGAGAAGATGCAACAGCATCTAATTCAGCAGCTGCAGCAACTCCAACAGAGTCCAGTGAATGGCAATGCCGACCAAACAGCAGGCCTTCATCCAGCACTTGTGCAGTTTCAACAGCAGCTGGAACCGTTTCCGCAGCAGGATGTTCAGCAGCACACACGGTCACTTGGGGATAACACTATCATCTCAGAGGAGATGCCTCTGCAACAGGCATTGCCTGACCTAGAGAACCAGCATCCACAGATAGCAACTACCCAGTCAATGCTGGTAGGGAGTAGTCAGTTCTCTGGCCATGGGATGCCCTTCGACCCCCATTTTCCAGGACAGATGAGCATGGGAGACCAGTGCGTGCAGACCGGTGGGTTCACGGTCAACAACGACATCACGCTCACAAGTCCCCTTCTGGTCAATCTCCTTCAGACTGACGTCTCGGCAAATCACGTTGGCCCTAGCGGAAAGCAAGGGGTTACAAACCAAtcaaaagcaaaaaagaaaaaaaccccgagcaaaaaaaaagctaaagGTAATGCAGGATCATTAGCACAAGCAGAAGTTGCCCTTTG TGGACTTGACCCTCAGAACTCTGTGGAGGTGCAGTTGATGCATGGGGACCAGGGACCTGGAATAGATCCCACTGGATCCCATCTGCCAGACCTCCCCAACAGACCTACAG GGTTTCCAGGTCAACTGGGAGATCAAAGGGCTTTACATCAAATACCCATTCAGTTTGTGCAACAGCAGAAATTGCAGAGTCTGCAGGTGCCCCTGGGTCAAGTTGGACGAATGTCCCAAGGCCAACAATTAGGTCAGACCCAGGTCAATCCACACCAGTTCCAGCCTCAACAAAAgatccagcagcagcagcagcaacatcaCCAGCTGAATCACCAACAGCAGCAGATGATAATGCTCATGAGGCAGCAAGAACAAGCTAAAAATAGAATGCCTCTCTCCCAGGGAGTCCTGTATACAGCAGATGGCCAGAGGATGCCTGTTtctcagcagggaaacatgCCAGTAATGATTAACCTACGAGGCAATGGCAGTGTCCCACCATCCCCTGACAAACCGAGGGGACTTCCCTTCATGATGAACCCACAGGTAACTGCGAGAAGGATTCCTGTCCCTGATTCGGTACGGGGAAGTCCATCACTGAATTCAGATGAAGCCTCCGGAATACACGTTCTGCCGACTAACACTTCTAATGAAACAGGAAGTGGTGTGCCACATATGGTTCTTAATCAAGGTTGTGATCTTCAGCCGATGAAGTCAGGGACTTCGCCAAAACCACAGCGTCAAGGAGCAAGTCcccagaagctgcagcagcaaCAGCCGCAGCAGGCTGGCACGATGCCAGCTTCACATAGCCTTCATTTCACCAGCATTTCGCCCAGCTCACAGGGCTCCAGGCCCAAGACACCCAACCCAGCTAGTCCCAGGCCATATCACAATCCACTTCCCGAAACCAGTCGGCCACCTAGCACTGAGCCCTCTGAGATCAATCTCTCCCCAGAGAGATTAAATGCTTCAATAGCTGGTCTCTTTCCACCAAAGATAAACATTCCTTTACCTCCTAGGCAGTCTAATCTTAATCGAGGATTTGACCAGCAGGGCCTTAACCCCACGACCCTGAAAGCCATTGGGCAAGCCCCTACCAATATGAATTCACTAGTGAATGGCAACAACAATAATCAGCTGTCTTTTCTTGAGGCTAGCAATAGAGCGATCCCAGGTGGGAAACCTGGAAGCCCGGTGAGAAGAGCCAGCCCAAGCAACAGTAGACATGCTAGCTCAGCGTCAACCCGCAAGACAGTACCTAGCCCTGGACGCCAGAAAGGCACTAAAACGTCCCTATCTTCCCCGACACACCAGCAGCCCCCGGTTAATAATGCAAATGCAACGATTCGCCATACGCCCATGCACCCTTCTTCTCAAGATGTGCCTGAGATCCAAAATCCGTTCCATGATCGCCATGGCTACCCCACTGACATGACTCGTGAAGGACAAGGAATACAACCTGTGAAGCATCAGTTTTCCCAGCTTACAAGTGACCCTCCAAGGGAGAATGTTATAAGTCCTCCATGTGGCGAATGTGTTATTGGAGAGCCAGAAATTCAGGATGTAAAAAAAGCAGAACGGACTGAGGCTTTATCTCAACAGGGACCTAAACCCAATTCTTCAGTAGCTCTGAGGGATGTCCCAACCTCTTCAAATCAGCTGTTGGACAGTTCGCTTCCAGACACAACTTCTGTAAAACCTGACCAGGATCATACTTCAGAGGGAAATATGAGTGAAAATGAAAGCACTGTGGGTGACAAAAGCCAACTGCACTCTGATGTCACCACCcttacagaaaatgaacaagaaGTGAAGTCTAAACTCAGTTCAGCTACAAGTCCCAAACTTAACCCATATGTCCATCAAAACCTCATCACTGTTGTCAGTTCCAGTTCAGGCATTACTTCCAGTTCATGTCCAAAGTCAATCAACAGTTCCATTTCCGGTTCTCACCCTAGTGTCACCATTAACCAAAACCTTGGCCCTAACTCTACCACTAACTCCTTGACAAGTTCTGCAGTCTTGCAGAGTGTCACCTCAGGTGCCTCCGTTCCTTCCAACCAAATCACTATCTTTGTCTCCTCAAATTCCATTAGTTCTTCTGTGAACACAACTTCTAGTGGAGTCCCAGCCTTAGTCTCTGCTGTAGTTACTGCTCCTAATGAAGGTTCTGCACCCTGGGAAGGAGGAGCCATGCTTACTACAACTGCACATAACTCTTGTTCCCCTCAGTTTCCAACAACTCCTGTCTTAATCAACTCAATTCTTCAGGATCCTGCTTCTTCCATTCCCCACGGTACAAATGTTATGTCCCTACCAGTAACTGCAGTGGGGTCAGTAAAACTGTCAACAGATCTCCAGCTCGCACAAGTGCCTACATCAGCTCAGTCTCCTGTAAATGGCATTCACAACAACCAGGCAGGTCATGAACTTGTTGCACAGGTCAAGATGCCCTCAAACCAAGTTGCTGCTGTTGGCAATGTTTACCATTCTCAACAGCCATTCCCTGGAACCCTAAAGCAGGAAAAAGATTCAGCTGAAGAAGTTGCACTAAAGCATAATCCACTTGGGCAGCTATCTCTATGTCTCAATACAGCGAAGGCATCCTCTGTCTCCAAGCCCCTGTTACCGGCTAAACTGTGTTCCAGCCCAGGAACTGCTGCTCATTCTCAAGAAAACCCCATATCTACTACAGTTTCCTTGTCCAAGAGCAGCCCAAGGCAGGTGCTCATGACTGAATCAACTGAAGTTCCGTCCCTCACTGTAGAGAAAGTGGATGAACAAGCAATTCAAGTTTCTGAGGTTGCAGGACAATCGGACCATACATCCAGAAGTATACTACCTCACTCTTCCCATCCGGCTGGCCAGTCAGAGATTCTTGAGGGACACCAATCCACTTCTCCTCCAAAACAACCTCCCCAACCTGTTCCAGAGCTCCCCTTTCCCCCTAACTTTTCCCCAGCAGACACTGCTGATCCTGGACCAGTTTTAGTCAGCTCTGGAGCCATATCAGCACCACCCTCCCCAGATGGGGAGCAGAGCCCACCTGCAGTGGTTGAAACCAGCCGACCGGCTCCAGAAAGCATCCAAGCTGTAGAACCCAGGTTAAACAGTGCACAGCATACTG GAGATGACGGCGGAGCAGCTTTAACCGAGAATGG ggATGCTGTGGGTGAACCAGAGAAATCCAACCCTGCAAGCCGACGCAGCTCATGGGCAGAGGAGGAGCCAGATGAAGGGGCTCCTTCGCCACTGGAGGTGCCTGATGGAGGACAAAGGAAAAGGATGGAGAAGCCGGGAACTGGGTCTGCCTCCGTCATCTGTACCACCGCCACTGGACAAG ATACAAACACTGGAGCAGGTCCTACCCAGGCCAAGCGGAGGAAATCAAAATGA